The Rhodocytophaga rosea genome has a segment encoding these proteins:
- a CDS encoding metallophosphoesterase: protein MTRRKLISAGFLMLSGLVLTDALWFERFFIEINEFFIGNTDKNQSQIQVVQVSDLHLNSINKPLRKLAQKINKVKPDMVLITGDAIDKSENISLLDDFLKLIDHHIQKVAILGNWEYWGNIDLNRLNDIYKGSNCDLLINETRQYNFRNKTISITGVDDFIGGNADFELAIAKYQQGDFHIVLNHCPQYSDTIGLKTPENIKIDLILSGHTHGGQINLFGIIPFLPQGSGKYVKGWYKNNLKNIYVSKGIGTSILPLRFGARAEIAIFNL from the coding sequence TTGACTAGAAGAAAACTTATTAGTGCAGGTTTTTTAATGTTATCAGGGTTAGTTCTAACAGATGCGTTATGGTTTGAAAGATTTTTTATAGAAATTAATGAGTTTTTTATTGGAAATACTGACAAGAACCAATCACAAATTCAAGTTGTCCAAGTATCAGACTTACATTTAAATTCTATTAATAAGCCCCTAAGGAAGCTCGCTCAAAAAATTAATAAAGTTAAACCAGACATGGTTCTAATTACAGGTGATGCCATTGATAAGTCCGAAAATATTTCCTTGTTAGACGATTTTTTAAAACTCATAGATCACCACATTCAAAAAGTAGCCATCCTTGGAAATTGGGAATATTGGGGAAATATAGACTTAAATCGATTAAATGATATTTATAAGGGTAGTAATTGCGACTTGTTGATTAATGAAACCAGGCAGTATAACTTCAGGAACAAAACCATTTCAATCACTGGAGTTGATGATTTTATCGGAGGCAATGCAGATTTTGAACTGGCCATAGCAAAATATCAGCAAGGTGATTTTCATATTGTATTAAATCATTGCCCTCAATATAGTGATACAATTGGTCTTAAAACTCCTGAAAATATAAAAATTGACCTGATTCTATCTGGACATACGCATGGAGGTCAGATTAATCTTTTTGGCATCATTCCTTTTCTGCCTCAAGGTAGTGGTAAGTATGTAAAAGGTTGGTATAAAAATAATTTAAAAAATATATATGTTTCAAAAGGGATTGGGACTAGCATCTTACCATTAAGGTTTGGCGCACGAGCTGAAATAGCAATATTTAATCTATAA